A genomic window from Flavobacterium phycosphaerae includes:
- a CDS encoding type IX secretion system plug protein gives MLKNSLFAFVLLLSGTLFSQIETEVPPPYNIKTVTFVQNGQNTIPVFGLGDSFQLQFDDLFGNEANYYYTITHCDYDWKPSQLSRNEYLTGFDDQRIQDYTNSFNSLQVYSHYRVSFPNRLTQLRVSGNYVLKILNDDKEVVFSRKFILYEDLVSVPVQVKRARNLTYYNQKHNIEFAIKSPTLNFQSPLTNVKVLLMQNGKFDNAITNVKPQYTIGNDLIYKYDGETQFWAGNEFLFFENKDIRAANNSIASIDSKGGLYNAHLYPHEARANNPYTYYPDINGNFIIKKIDAENNDIEADYAWVFFTLSAPNYYGSKSIYVNGMFNNYAINTENKMDYNAEKGIYEKAIMIKQGFTNFQYVIADAKGKVDEENAIDGNFHQTENNYFVLVYYRENNQRYDRVIGKGIATSVDITN, from the coding sequence ATGCTCAAAAACAGTCTTTTTGCATTTGTACTGCTCCTATCGGGAACGCTTTTTTCACAAATTGAAACAGAAGTCCCTCCTCCATACAACATCAAAACAGTAACGTTTGTTCAAAACGGACAAAACACTATTCCGGTATTTGGTTTGGGCGATAGTTTTCAGCTGCAGTTTGATGATTTGTTTGGCAACGAAGCCAACTACTATTACACTATCACCCATTGTGATTACGACTGGAAACCATCGCAATTATCCCGAAACGAATACCTGACCGGCTTTGACGACCAACGAATTCAGGACTACACTAATTCCTTTAATTCGCTTCAGGTGTATTCCCATTATCGGGTGTCGTTCCCCAACAGATTAACCCAGCTGAGAGTCAGCGGCAATTATGTGCTGAAAATTTTAAACGATGATAAAGAAGTCGTTTTTTCTCGAAAGTTTATACTCTATGAAGATTTGGTTTCAGTACCGGTTCAGGTAAAAAGAGCCCGAAACCTAACCTACTACAACCAAAAACATAATATCGAATTCGCTATAAAATCGCCAACACTTAATTTTCAAAGCCCGTTGACCAATGTAAAAGTGCTGCTAATGCAAAACGGCAAATTTGACAACGCCATAACCAATGTAAAACCACAGTATACCATTGGCAATGATTTGATTTATAAATACGATGGGGAAACTCAGTTTTGGGCCGGCAATGAATTTTTATTTTTTGAAAACAAAGACATCCGTGCTGCCAACAACAGCATAGCCAGTATTGACTCTAAAGGCGGTTTGTACAATGCCCATTTGTATCCTCATGAAGCTCGAGCCAATAATCCTTATACTTACTATCCTGACATCAACGGAAATTTCATCATCAAAAAAATTGATGCCGAAAACAACGATATCGAAGCCGATTATGCTTGGGTTTTCTTCACCCTGTCAGCTCCGAATTACTATGGCTCAAAATCCATTTATGTCAACGGAATGTTTAACAACTATGCCATCAATACTGAAAACAAGATGGATTACAATGCCGAAAAAGGAATCTATGAAAAAGCCATAATGATCAAGCAAGGCTTTACCAATTTTCAATATGTAATTGCCGATGCTAAAGGTAAGGTTGACGAAGAAAATGCCATTGACGGCAATTTCCATCAAACGGAAAACAATTATTTCGTCTTGGTGTACTACCGAGAAAACAACCAACGCTACGACAGAGTTATCGGAAAAGGAATAGCTACTTCGGTTGATATTACCAATTGA
- the apaG gene encoding Co2+/Mg2+ efflux protein ApaG — protein sequence MVSQITRGIKISVLTSFEGTYFKNYKIHFAFSYEITIENHSKDSVQLNSRHWEILDSLNDVEIVDGEGVIGKKPVLKPGEKHTYNSGCLLSSPFGAMSGYFNMINFTTTKTFKVIVPAFKLSAPFALN from the coding sequence ATGGTTTCACAAATAACAAGAGGTATAAAAATTTCGGTTCTCACTAGTTTTGAAGGCACTTACTTCAAAAACTATAAGATTCACTTTGCCTTCAGTTATGAGATTACCATTGAAAACCACAGTAAAGATTCCGTACAGTTAAACTCACGCCATTGGGAAATTCTCGATTCCCTCAATGATGTCGAAATTGTAGACGGCGAAGGTGTAATCGGCAAAAAGCCGGTATTGAAACCCGGTGAAAAACACACTTACAATTCAGGCTGCCTGCTTTCCTCTCCCTTCGGAGCCATGAGCGGTTATTTCAATATGATTAATTTTACGACCACCAAAACATTCAAAGTCATAGTGCCGGCATTCAAGCTAAGCGCTCCTTTTGCTTTGAATTAA
- a CDS encoding M16 family metallopeptidase yields MKQILRSVLLLFLLPVSVFSQESKVSDLIPFDANVKKGVLKNGLTYYIRKNAKPENKVDLRLIINAGSILEENDQRGLAHFMEHMCFNGTKRFPKNQLVDYLQSIGVKFGQHLNAYTSFDETVYFLPIPSDNPEKLEKGFQIIEDWAFNANLTPEEIDKERGVVLEEYRLGLGADKRMEDRYIPKMMYNSQYAERLPIGKKEILENFKYDRLVSFYKDWYRPDLMSVIVVGDIDVAAMEQKIKDHFGSYQNPKNEKPRKTFDVPNHKETFVAIESDKEASQTQVQLLYKDYGLPKKVKTVTDYRENLIEGLFSTMLNNRLNELTNSPTPPFTYGFTYHGGTFARNKEAFQSFAMIDETKQLEALRVLVSENERVKKFGFTEGELERAKAEILARSESSYKDRDKKESEDYVWRYQSNFLEQAPTPDTEWSFNTTKKILPKIDLADVNGLIKDYLKDDNRVVVITSPEKDGLKKVTEKEVLDAIAVNVNDLKPYEDKAVASSLLRNPVKAGTIVKKDTNSKIGTTTLTLSNGAKVTYKKTDFKNDEILLEAVSFGGTNMYTNEEIKKTQFANSGLAEAGFSALNQNDIDKFMAGKIANVSPYISNVTEGFRGSTTPKDLEYAFQMLHAYFTDLNFDNAAFEGYKQKQANFFDNMISQPNFYFQQEFYTYLNKENPRWNGIVPTAEKWKETSYELAYKKYKERFANAADFEFFFVGNVDDAAMEDFSKKYIASLPSNTTKETAKDLGYRLLKGDLKKVVNKGKDPKSNVTIMFYGDTTYSAKEAVALTALGEVLTIKLIEELRENESGVYGVSARGSISKVPYGYYNFNIGFPCGPENAEKLTASALAELDKIIKDGPQEKDVNKYKEAEALEYKKKMKENRYWMTNFTSSFVKGTSPEDILVASEKVKEVTAKDIQDVAAKYLTKDKVIGILMPE; encoded by the coding sequence ATGAAACAAATTTTAAGGTCGGTACTGCTGCTCTTTTTACTTCCGGTTTCTGTTTTTTCGCAGGAATCCAAAGTATCAGATTTAATTCCGTTTGATGCTAATGTAAAAAAAGGAGTCCTGAAAAATGGATTAACTTATTACATCAGAAAAAATGCGAAACCCGAAAACAAGGTTGATTTAAGGCTGATTATCAATGCCGGTTCAATTCTTGAAGAAAATGACCAGCGAGGGTTAGCCCACTTTATGGAGCACATGTGTTTTAATGGCACCAAACGATTTCCTAAAAATCAATTGGTAGATTACCTGCAAAGTATCGGCGTAAAATTTGGACAGCATTTAAATGCTTACACCAGTTTTGATGAGACCGTTTATTTTTTACCTATTCCTTCAGACAATCCAGAAAAATTGGAGAAAGGATTTCAGATTATTGAAGATTGGGCTTTTAATGCCAACCTGACTCCGGAAGAAATTGACAAAGAAAGAGGCGTGGTTCTTGAGGAGTACCGTCTCGGACTTGGAGCTGACAAGAGGATGGAAGACCGTTACATTCCGAAAATGATGTATAACTCACAGTATGCAGAGCGTTTGCCGATTGGTAAAAAAGAAATTCTGGAGAATTTTAAATACGACCGATTGGTTAGCTTTTACAAAGACTGGTACCGTCCGGATTTAATGAGCGTGATTGTAGTGGGCGATATTGATGTTGCGGCGATGGAGCAAAAAATCAAAGATCATTTCGGCAGTTATCAAAACCCTAAAAACGAAAAGCCAAGAAAAACTTTTGATGTTCCGAATCACAAAGAAACTTTTGTAGCCATTGAGAGCGATAAAGAAGCTTCGCAAACCCAAGTGCAATTGTTGTATAAAGACTATGGGTTACCAAAAAAAGTAAAAACCGTTACCGATTACCGTGAGAATTTGATTGAAGGTTTGTTTTCGACCATGTTAAACAACCGATTGAATGAATTAACCAACTCACCAACCCCACCGTTTACTTACGGGTTTACTTATCATGGGGGAACTTTTGCCCGTAATAAAGAAGCTTTTCAGTCTTTTGCCATGATTGATGAAACCAAACAGTTGGAAGCTTTAAGAGTGTTAGTTTCGGAAAACGAAAGAGTTAAAAAATTCGGTTTTACCGAAGGTGAATTAGAAAGAGCTAAAGCCGAAATTTTGGCCCGAAGCGAAAGTAGTTATAAAGACAGAGACAAAAAAGAATCAGAAGATTATGTATGGCGTTATCAGTCAAATTTCTTAGAACAAGCGCCGACTCCTGATACAGAATGGTCTTTTAATACAACCAAAAAGATATTGCCTAAAATTGACTTAGCCGATGTGAATGGTTTGATTAAAGACTATCTGAAAGATGACAACCGAGTGGTAGTAATCACTTCGCCGGAAAAAGACGGATTGAAAAAAGTAACCGAAAAAGAAGTACTGGATGCCATAGCGGTAAACGTTAATGACTTAAAACCTTATGAAGACAAAGCGGTTGCTTCCAGTTTGTTGCGTAATCCGGTGAAAGCAGGAACCATTGTTAAAAAAGATACCAATAGTAAAATAGGGACTACAACGCTAACATTATCTAACGGAGCCAAAGTAACCTACAAGAAAACCGATTTCAAAAACGATGAAATTCTATTAGAAGCCGTTAGTTTTGGCGGAACCAATATGTACACTAATGAAGAAATCAAGAAAACACAATTCGCCAACAGTGGTTTAGCGGAAGCCGGTTTTTCAGCATTAAATCAAAATGACATTGACAAGTTCATGGCCGGGAAAATTGCGAATGTGTCTCCTTACATCTCAAATGTTACCGAAGGTTTCAGAGGCAGTACTACGCCAAAAGATTTAGAGTATGCGTTTCAAATGCTACATGCTTATTTTACCGATTTAAACTTTGATAACGCCGCTTTTGAAGGCTACAAACAAAAACAGGCTAACTTTTTTGATAATATGATTTCGCAACCGAATTTCTATTTCCAACAAGAGTTTTATACCTATTTGAACAAAGAAAACCCAAGATGGAATGGGATAGTACCTACAGCCGAAAAATGGAAAGAAACCAGCTATGAGTTGGCTTATAAGAAATACAAAGAGCGTTTTGCCAATGCCGCTGATTTCGAATTTTTCTTCGTTGGAAATGTAGATGATGCCGCAATGGAAGATTTTTCCAAAAAATACATCGCCTCATTGCCTTCTAATACTACAAAGGAAACGGCTAAAGATTTAGGCTACCGACTTTTAAAAGGGGATCTTAAAAAAGTAGTCAACAAAGGAAAAGATCCTAAAAGTAATGTTACCATTATGTTTTACGGAGATACCACTTATTCTGCCAAAGAAGCTGTTGCTTTAACTGCTTTGGGTGAAGTCTTAACCATAAAACTAATTGAGGAATTAAGAGAAAATGAAAGTGGTGTTTATGGCGTAAGTGCCCGCGGAAGCATAAGCAAAGTACCTTATGGATACTATAATTTCAATATCGGTTTCCCTTGCGGACCTGAAAATGCTGAGAAATTAACTGCTTCGGCCTTGGCAGAGTTGGATAAAATCATCAAAGACGGACCTCAGGAAAAAGATGTTAATAAATACAAAGAAGCTGAGGCTTTAGAGTACAAAAAGAAAATGAAAGAAAACCGTTATTGGATGACCAATTTTACTAGTTCTTTCGTGAAAGGAACAAGCCCTGAAGACATTCTAGTAGCTTCTGAAAAAGTTAAAGAAGTTACGGCCAAAGACATTCAGGATGTGGCTGCAAAATACTTAACCAAAGATAAAGTTATCGGAATTTTAATGCCGGAATAG
- the pruA gene encoding L-glutamate gamma-semialdehyde dehydrogenase, which produces MPKGFFHVPKAVNEPVKSYAPNSPEKVAVLAAYKKMWNETIDVPNYIGSEEIRTGNTRNMTAPHDHQHVVGKYHLAEKAHIEKAIAAALEARKKWANMAWEQRATIFLKAAELIAGPYRAKINAATMIAQSKTIFQAEIDASCELIDFLRYNVEFMTQIYNDQPKSISDVWNRVEYRPLEGFVYAITPFNFTAIAANLPASAALMGNTVVWKPSDSQVFSAKVIIDVFKEAGVPDGVINVVFGDPVMITDTVLASPDFAGVHYTGSTFVFKEIWKKIGTNIHTYKTYPRIVGETGGKDFVLAHPSANIKQVVTGITRGAFEFQGQKCSAASRGYIPQSLWPAVKEQLITDVKSMKMGSPEDFGNFITAVIHEGSFDKLAGFIDQAKKDNDAEIIVGGNYDKSKGYFIEPTVIVTTNPKYATMETELFGPVMTIYVYEDAKWAETLQLVDQTSEYALTGAIFSQDRYAIQEATLALQNSAGNFYINDKPTGAVVGMQPFGGARASGTNDKAGSMQNLLRWVSPRTIKETMVTPEDYRYPFLGE; this is translated from the coding sequence ATGCCAAAAGGATTCTTTCATGTCCCAAAAGCGGTCAATGAACCCGTAAAATCATACGCTCCTAATTCGCCTGAAAAAGTAGCCGTATTAGCAGCCTACAAAAAAATGTGGAACGAAACTATTGATGTTCCTAACTATATCGGAAGCGAAGAAATCCGCACCGGAAACACCCGCAACATGACGGCGCCTCACGACCACCAACATGTAGTAGGAAAATACCATTTAGCCGAAAAAGCACATATCGAAAAAGCTATCGCAGCAGCTTTAGAAGCCAGAAAGAAATGGGCCAACATGGCGTGGGAGCAACGTGCCACTATCTTTTTAAAAGCAGCCGAATTAATCGCCGGGCCTTACCGCGCCAAGATTAATGCCGCCACTATGATTGCGCAATCCAAAACTATTTTCCAAGCCGAGATTGATGCGTCTTGTGAGTTAATCGACTTCTTGCGCTACAACGTAGAATTCATGACTCAAATTTACAACGACCAACCGAAATCAATTTCCGATGTTTGGAACCGAGTAGAATACCGTCCGTTGGAAGGTTTTGTGTATGCTATAACTCCTTTCAACTTTACCGCAATCGCTGCCAACCTTCCGGCCAGTGCTGCCCTAATGGGGAACACTGTAGTTTGGAAACCAAGCGACAGCCAAGTGTTTTCTGCCAAAGTAATTATCGATGTTTTCAAAGAAGCCGGCGTTCCCGATGGCGTAATCAACGTCGTTTTTGGCGACCCGGTAATGATTACCGATACCGTTTTGGCCAGTCCTGATTTTGCCGGAGTCCATTACACCGGTTCTACTTTCGTATTCAAAGAAATCTGGAAGAAAATAGGAACCAACATCCACACGTATAAAACATACCCAAGAATCGTTGGAGAAACCGGAGGTAAAGATTTTGTCTTAGCACACCCAAGTGCCAATATAAAACAAGTCGTAACCGGAATTACCCGTGGGGCTTTTGAATTTCAAGGACAAAAATGTTCTGCAGCTTCAAGAGGCTATATTCCTCAAAGCTTGTGGCCTGCCGTAAAAGAACAACTAATCACCGATGTGAAATCCATGAAAATGGGCTCTCCGGAAGATTTCGGTAATTTCATTACAGCCGTAATCCACGAAGGTTCATTTGATAAATTAGCCGGTTTTATCGACCAAGCTAAAAAAGACAACGATGCTGAAATCATCGTGGGAGGAAACTACGACAAATCAAAAGGATACTTCATCGAACCTACCGTTATCGTAACGACCAATCCAAAATACGCCACGATGGAAACCGAACTTTTCGGACCGGTGATGACTATCTATGTATACGAAGATGCGAAATGGGCCGAAACACTACAGTTGGTTGACCAAACCTCTGAATACGCCTTGACAGGAGCTATTTTCAGTCAAGACCGTTATGCTATTCAAGAAGCTACATTGGCATTACAAAACAGTGCCGGTAACTTCTACATCAACGACAAACCAACCGGAGCGGTAGTAGGAATGCAACCTTTTGGTGGTGCCAGAGCCTCAGGAACCAATGACAAAGCAGGTTCTATGCAAAACTTATTGCGTTGGGTTTCACCAAGAACCATCAAAGAAACCATGGTAACTCCGGAAGATTATCGCTATCCGTTTTTGGGAGAATAA
- a CDS encoding class I SAM-dependent methyltransferase codes for MKKLFKFILNTIPRPILIRLSIVVRPILALLLRGNRFTDPIDGKSFRMFLPYGYGNQRNNVLSPSTLSLERHRLLWLYLQKETDFFTATTKKKVLHFAPEQEFYKRFKKQTNIEYTTTDLLSPLADVKADICNLPFEDNTYDVIFCNHVLEHIPDDTKAMQELYRVLKPGGMGIFQIPQDLSRATTFSDDSIVDQKERAKIFGQYDHVRVYGRDYFDKLRSIGFKVTEEDYTHKIAPELVTQYCLAPGEIIPVCFK; via the coding sequence ATGAAAAAACTATTCAAATTCATCTTAAATACTATCCCAAGACCCATCCTTATTCGGTTGAGTATTGTAGTGCGTCCCATATTGGCTTTGTTGTTGCGAGGTAATCGCTTTACCGATCCTATTGATGGGAAAAGTTTCCGTATGTTTTTGCCTTATGGCTACGGAAATCAAAGAAACAACGTATTATCACCGAGTACCCTTTCGTTAGAAAGACACCGTTTGTTGTGGTTGTATTTACAAAAGGAAACCGATTTTTTTACGGCAACCACCAAGAAAAAAGTATTGCATTTTGCTCCTGAGCAAGAGTTTTACAAACGCTTTAAAAAGCAAACCAATATTGAATATACCACTACCGATTTGCTGTCTCCCTTAGCCGATGTGAAAGCTGACATTTGCAACTTACCTTTTGAAGACAACACTTATGATGTTATATTTTGCAATCATGTCTTAGAGCACATTCCGGATGACACCAAAGCCATGCAGGAACTATATCGTGTGCTGAAACCTGGTGGTATGGGGATTTTTCAAATTCCGCAAGACTTGTCAAGAGCCACCACTTTTTCGGATGACAGCATAGTAGACCAAAAAGAGCGTGCTAAAATCTTTGGGCAATACGACCACGTAAGAGTATATGGCCGTGATTATTTTGACAAGCTGAGAAGCATTGGTTTCAAAGTAACGGAAGAAGATTACACCCACAAGATTGCTCCTGAATTGGTCACCCAATATTGTTTGGCTCCGGGAGAGATTATTCCGGTTTGCTTTAAATAA
- the map gene encoding type I methionyl aminopeptidase yields the protein MIIQKTREEIELMRESALIVSKTLGMIASEIKPGVTTLYLDKLAEAFIRDHGAQPGFLGMYGFPNSLCMSPNAQVVHGIPNNVPLQEGDVISVDCGALKNGFYGDHAYSFEIGEVAPEVKKLLQVTKESLYVGIREFKIGNRVEDVGNAIQKYTEAHGYGVVRELVGHGLGRVMHEEPEMPNYGKRGRGKLFVEGMVVAIEPMINMGTKNIKQLKDGWTILTADGKPSAHFEHDVALIDGKPELLSTFAYIYKALGIESNEEDEFRKQPLEL from the coding sequence ATGATTATCCAAAAAACGAGAGAAGAGATTGAATTGATGCGTGAAAGCGCGTTAATCGTTTCGAAAACCTTAGGCATGATAGCCTCCGAAATCAAACCGGGCGTTACCACTTTATATTTAGACAAACTGGCGGAAGCCTTCATCAGAGACCATGGTGCTCAGCCGGGATTCTTAGGAATGTATGGTTTTCCCAACTCACTTTGTATGAGTCCGAATGCGCAAGTGGTACACGGTATTCCGAACAATGTTCCGTTGCAGGAAGGCGATGTGATTTCGGTAGATTGCGGTGCGTTGAAGAACGGTTTTTATGGTGACCACGCCTACTCTTTTGAAATTGGTGAGGTAGCTCCCGAAGTGAAAAAATTACTTCAGGTTACCAAGGAAAGTCTGTATGTTGGGATTCGTGAATTTAAAATCGGGAATCGTGTGGAAGATGTAGGGAATGCTATTCAAAAATATACCGAAGCCCATGGTTATGGTGTCGTTCGCGAATTGGTAGGTCATGGCTTGGGTCGTGTTATGCACGAAGAACCTGAAATGCCGAACTACGGTAAACGCGGTCGTGGGAAACTGTTTGTAGAAGGTATGGTGGTAGCCATTGAACCGATGATTAACATGGGAACCAAAAACATCAAGCAACTTAAAGACGGCTGGACCATCCTAACCGCTGACGGCAAACCAAGCGCTCACTTTGAACATGACGTTGCCTTGATTGACGGGAAACCGGAATTGCTTTCCACTTTTGCCTATATCTATAAAGCCTTAGGGATTGAGAGTAATGAGGAAGATGAGTTCAGAAAACAACCTTTGGAACTGTAA
- a CDS encoding T9SS type A sorting domain-containing protein, with the protein MKTKLLLLLLFSTIISRAQSIPVFHGDNNSTFAVLTSASPLDHSPTGANQTWTFSNLSLLGNVVYTYVAPTTQETTTYPNSTEVIIGTNANGATKMYTKTAANVLSITGLTGTDLNINFSTNNATLGAFPMAYGFSNTDTVAGNYTYTTYSGTFSGTLVTTVDASGTLNLADPTFSFSGNVVRLKTVLNINLNYSFLTNVGTVTQTSYIYYVTDNSIFYNPIFRSITTAALVPLMSIDQTDTTLEKFQAILDTPDKALDKLWVKNPVANTIEINAPTPIDRATISVTDLLGKTIYQSENNTIDGTLEIPVSLPKGIYLITIGNDKGSTTKKISKS; encoded by the coding sequence ATGAAAACAAAACTACTTTTACTTTTATTGTTCTCTACCATCATCTCTCGGGCACAAAGCATCCCGGTTTTTCACGGGGATAACAATTCGACTTTTGCTGTATTAACTTCAGCAAGTCCTTTAGACCATAGCCCTACCGGCGCTAATCAAACTTGGACGTTCAGCAACCTTTCTTTGTTAGGGAATGTCGTATATACTTATGTGGCGCCCACAACTCAAGAAACTACCACTTACCCAAACTCGACTGAAGTTATTATTGGAACCAATGCTAACGGGGCTACAAAAATGTACACCAAAACAGCGGCCAATGTTTTATCTATTACCGGATTAACAGGTACCGATTTAAATATCAATTTTTCAACCAATAATGCTACTCTTGGCGCTTTCCCGATGGCTTATGGGTTCTCCAATACAGATACCGTAGCCGGAAATTATACCTACACCACTTATTCGGGTACTTTTAGCGGAACATTAGTAACCACCGTAGATGCCAGTGGCACCCTAAACTTGGCCGACCCCACTTTCTCCTTTTCAGGCAATGTAGTTCGTTTGAAAACAGTACTGAATATTAACTTGAATTACAGCTTTCTTACCAATGTCGGAACCGTTACCCAAACATCCTATATTTATTACGTAACAGACAACAGTATTTTTTATAATCCTATTTTCAGAAGCATCACCACTGCGGCGTTAGTCCCTTTAATGTCAATTGATCAAACCGACACTACGCTAGAAAAATTTCAAGCGATACTGGATACTCCCGACAAGGCATTGGATAAACTATGGGTAAAAAATCCGGTAGCCAATACCATAGAAATTAATGCCCCGACACCTATTGACAGAGCCACCATCTCTGTTACCGACTTGTTAGGGAAAACCATCTATCAATCCGAAAACAACACCATTGACGGCACGCTCGAAATCCCGGTTTCCTTGCCCAAAGGAATTTATCTGATTACCATTGGCAACGACAAAGGCAGTACTACCAAGAAAATTAGTAAGAGTTAA
- a CDS encoding T9SS type A sorting domain-containing protein: MKKIILTILLLSTIPFYAQWWTPQTSGVTQNLNDVYGITGTTVVIVGNGGTILKTIDGGDHWMPKTSGTTANLTKVQFVNPTVGYTVGESGTLLKTTDSGENWSPISSGTTTNLYGLSCLSESVFFISGNDGLIKKTSDGGATFDTINYAGNYSFSTLQFLNDQVGYACSYQYFGSDSNAFIKTIDGGATWTLLSTEIASCFFLNETVGFTKSISGPVSKTIDGGVNLTYMGDSYAPSADLFAWNENVVWSVENNFTLCNCSYFCIKKREITNTELLDPIENCYAETLGNPPFEAITFADPTNGYVVGDYGIIYKNGTGNMENLDRNDLNKKENVVIYPNPASNLITIENNSNTPLSAVTITDLNGRKIMTSTNGNSGIDISSWAKGVYLVQLATDNGIITKKIVKK; the protein is encoded by the coding sequence ATGAAAAAAATTATACTCACTATTCTTCTTTTAAGTACTATCCCATTTTACGCTCAGTGGTGGACACCACAAACATCAGGGGTAACGCAAAATTTAAATGATGTATACGGTATTACAGGAACCACGGTGGTTATCGTGGGGAACGGAGGCACAATCCTCAAAACTATTGATGGCGGTGACCATTGGATGCCAAAAACATCGGGTACGACAGCCAATTTAACCAAAGTACAATTCGTAAATCCTACTGTTGGGTATACCGTTGGCGAAAGCGGAACACTGCTCAAAACTACTGACAGTGGCGAAAACTGGTCTCCTATTTCCTCCGGCACTACTACCAATCTTTATGGCCTATCGTGTTTAAGTGAAAGCGTATTCTTTATCTCAGGCAATGATGGCTTAATTAAAAAAACAAGTGATGGAGGTGCTACTTTTGACACCATAAACTACGCCGGAAATTATTCTTTCTCCACCCTTCAGTTTCTGAATGACCAAGTTGGATATGCCTGTAGCTATCAATACTTCGGATCGGATAGTAACGCTTTTATCAAAACCATTGATGGCGGTGCGACATGGACCTTACTTTCAACTGAAATAGCCTCCTGCTTCTTTCTGAACGAAACAGTTGGTTTTACCAAATCGATAAGCGGGCCAGTATCCAAAACCATAGATGGGGGTGTGAATCTGACTTATATGGGCGATTCCTATGCCCCTTCTGCCGATTTATTTGCTTGGAATGAAAATGTGGTTTGGAGTGTTGAAAACAACTTTACCCTTTGCAACTGTTCCTACTTTTGTATTAAAAAAAGAGAAATCACAAACACTGAACTTCTTGACCCTATAGAAAACTGCTACGCAGAAACCCTTGGCAATCCCCCTTTTGAAGCCATTACTTTTGCCGACCCAACAAACGGGTATGTCGTAGGCGATTACGGGATTATCTATAAAAACGGCACCGGCAATATGGAAAACTTAGACCGCAATGACTTAAATAAAAAAGAAAACGTTGTCATCTATCCCAATCCGGCCTCAAACTTGATAACTATAGAAAACAACAGCAATACTCCCTTAAGTGCGGTCACCATTACCGACCTCAACGGAAGAAAAATCATGACAAGCACCAACGGCAACTCCGGTATTGATATAAGTTCATGGGCAAAAGGAGTCTATCTAGTACAGTTAGCAACCGATAACGGAATCATAACTAAAAAAATAGTAAAAAAGTAA